In Lentimicrobiaceae bacterium, a single genomic region encodes these proteins:
- the xerD gene encoding site-specific tyrosine recombinase XerD has protein sequence MNWESYINGFIAYLQLEKSLSQNTIDAYTHDIKKFRDFLDASAIQIAVNKVSVNHLRDFTADLKRLLVHPTSQARIISGIRAFFHYLIIEKIIDENPADLLDSPKTGRKLPEILSVEEIEKMITAVDLSKAEGERNKAIIELLYGCGLRVSELTSLKITDVFLNEGFLRITGKGNKQRLVPAGRPALKQLHLYLSHIRNHQAIKKGYENYIFVNRNGSKLSREMVFLIVKEVAAKAGIHKKISPHTFRHSFATHLIENGADLRAVQEMLGHVSITTTEIYTHISQRFLEETIRKFHPRSQQKK, from the coding sequence ATGAACTGGGAAAGTTATATAAATGGCTTCATCGCTTATTTACAATTAGAAAAATCACTATCGCAAAATACTATTGATGCGTACACCCACGATATAAAAAAATTCAGAGACTTTCTTGATGCTTCAGCTATTCAAATTGCAGTAAACAAAGTATCTGTTAACCATTTACGAGATTTTACAGCAGACCTCAAACGTTTGCTGGTGCATCCCACTTCCCAGGCAAGAATCATTTCGGGCATCAGGGCTTTTTTTCACTACCTCATCATTGAAAAAATTATAGATGAAAATCCGGCTGATTTATTGGACTCTCCAAAAACAGGGCGAAAGCTGCCAGAAATTCTTTCGGTAGAAGAAATTGAAAAAATGATTACAGCCGTTGATCTCAGCAAAGCCGAAGGAGAACGCAATAAAGCCATCATCGAACTGTTGTACGGATGTGGTTTACGGGTTTCAGAGCTTACCAGCCTGAAAATTACAGATGTTTTTCTCAACGAAGGCTTTCTCCGTATTACCGGAAAAGGAAATAAACAACGGCTGGTACCAGCAGGAAGACCGGCATTAAAACAGTTACATTTGTATCTTAGCCATATTCGCAATCATCAGGCAATAAAAAAAGGATACGAAAATTACATTTTTGTCAACCGGAACGGGAGCAAACTGTCGCGTGAAATGGTATTTTTAATTGTGAAAGAAGTTGCGGCAAAAGCCGGAATACATAAAAAAATCAGCCCGCACACTTTCCGACATTCCTTTGCCACACATTTGATCGAAAATGGTGCTGACCTTAGGGCTGTACAGGAAATGTTAGGACATGTTTCCATAACAACAACAGAGATTTATACACATATCAGCCAGCGGTTTCTTGAAGAAACTATCAGAAAATTTCATCCACGCAGCCAACAAAAAAAGTAA
- the floA gene encoding flotillin-like protein FloA (flotillin-like protein involved in membrane lipid rafts) yields MQPIIILAIGIASLFGLWLIFYFIPVGLWFSALVSGVKISLIQLVLMRWRKVPPNVIVSALVNATKAGLILNRNELEAHFLAGGRVKSVVNALISADKANISLDFKMATAIDLAGRDVFEAVQMSVNPKVINTPPVVAVAKDGIQLIVKARITVRTSIKQLVGGAGEETVLARVGEGIVTAIGSAKSHKEVLENPDSISKVVLAKGLDSGTAFEILSIDIADVDVGKNIGAMLQMDQANADKNIAQAKAEERRAMAVATEQEMKAKAQEARAKVIEAEAQIPMALADAFRSGNLGVMDYYKFENIKSDTKMREAIADSQNPKQKSEIQKNEPK; encoded by the coding sequence ATGCAACCCATTATCATTTTAGCAATCGGAATAGCTAGTCTTTTCGGACTTTGGCTGATTTTTTACTTTATCCCCGTAGGTTTATGGTTTTCAGCTTTAGTATCGGGAGTTAAAATATCTCTTATCCAACTTGTACTGATGCGATGGAGAAAAGTTCCCCCAAACGTAATTGTAAGTGCATTAGTAAATGCAACAAAAGCAGGCTTAATTTTGAACAGAAATGAGCTGGAAGCACATTTTTTGGCAGGTGGCAGGGTAAAATCAGTAGTAAACGCACTTATTTCTGCCGACAAAGCCAATATCTCACTCGATTTTAAAATGGCGACAGCCATCGACCTTGCGGGTCGCGATGTATTTGAAGCCGTGCAAATGTCGGTTAATCCCAAAGTTATTAACACACCTCCTGTTGTTGCAGTAGCCAAGGATGGTATACAGCTAATTGTTAAAGCAAGGATAACCGTACGTACAAGTATCAAACAATTGGTGGGCGGAGCAGGTGAGGAAACCGTGCTTGCACGTGTAGGCGAAGGTATTGTTACCGCTATTGGCTCTGCAAAATCGCATAAGGAAGTGCTCGAAAATCCTGATTCCATTTCTAAAGTGGTTCTTGCCAAGGGGCTCGATTCGGGAACCGCCTTCGAAATCCTTTCCATTGACATTGCAGATGTGGATGTAGGGAAAAACATCGGAGCCATGCTGCAAATGGACCAGGCAAATGCCGATAAAAATATTGCACAGGCCAAAGCCGAAGAACGCCGTGCCATGGCTGTTGCCACCGAGCAGGAAATGAAAGCTAAAGCGCAGGAAGCAAGGGCAAAAGTGATAGAAGCAGAAGCGCAGATCCCAATGGCTCTTGCCGATGCTTTCCGGAGCGGAAACCTGGGTGTGATGGATTATTATAAATTTGAAAATATAAAATCCGACACAAAGATGCGGGAGGCAATAGCCGATTCCCAAAATCCCAAACAGAAAAGCGAGATTCAAAAAAACGAACCTAAATAA
- a CDS encoding beta-lactamase family protein produces the protein MRRFSVLSVIALLFFFISSCHIARFVYYNNADLNDYRKFPQKNIQNSGQVFSFYDQLQNAGIALPVKYAGDACTLESFLTRHSTVAFLVIRNDSILYENYFDDYTRESIIPSFSVAKSYVSALVGIAIREGYIKSVHQPITDFLPELQNPGFEKITLEHLLNMRSGIRFNENYLNPFSQIPKYYYGLHLAHYISKLKVEEPPDLHYNYVSVNTLLLSMAVERATKKQLSQYLEEKIWQPCGMEYPATWNIDSKKGNTIKAFCCVNARTRDFARFGRLYLHAGNWNGREIIPEEWVKKTQSVMNDSRDGQNYHYTYQWRVTDYGATFSKGILGQYIWILPQKNIIIVRLGRNYAGIDWADFCYEISKKL, from the coding sequence ATGCGCCGGTTTAGTGTATTATCGGTTATTGCATTGTTATTTTTTTTTATTTCATCGTGCCATATTGCCCGGTTTGTATATTATAATAATGCCGACTTAAACGATTACCGCAAGTTTCCGCAAAAAAATATTCAAAATTCGGGACAAGTTTTTTCATTTTATGACCAGTTACAGAATGCCGGAATTGCGCTTCCCGTCAAATATGCAGGTGATGCCTGTACTCTGGAGTCTTTTCTTACCCGGCATAGCACAGTTGCATTCCTCGTTATCCGCAACGACAGCATTTTGTACGAAAATTACTTTGATGATTATACCCGCGAATCAATAATACCCTCTTTTTCGGTGGCAAAATCATATGTTTCAGCTCTTGTGGGGATAGCTATCCGTGAAGGTTATATTAAAAGTGTGCATCAGCCAATTACCGATTTTTTGCCTGAATTACAAAATCCCGGGTTTGAAAAAATAACGCTGGAGCATCTCCTGAACATGCGTTCCGGAATTCGATTTAACGAAAATTATCTGAACCCTTTTTCACAGATTCCAAAATATTATTATGGGCTGCACCTTGCACACTACATCAGCAAGCTTAAAGTGGAAGAGCCACCGGATTTGCATTATAACTATGTAAGTGTTAATACATTATTACTATCAATGGCTGTTGAAAGAGCTACAAAAAAGCAACTTTCGCAATACCTTGAAGAAAAAATATGGCAGCCTTGCGGGATGGAGTACCCTGCCACATGGAATATTGACAGTAAAAAAGGCAATACAATCAAGGCATTTTGCTGTGTAAATGCCAGAACACGCGATTTTGCACGCTTTGGGAGGTTGTATCTGCATGCCGGGAATTGGAATGGAAGAGAAATCATTCCTGAAGAATGGGTTAAAAAAACACAAAGCGTGATGAACGATTCACGCGACGGGCAGAATTACCATTACACCTATCAATGGAGGGTAACAGATTATGGTGCGACATTTTCTAAGGGTATTTTAGGCCAGTACATTTGGATACTTCCCCAAAAGAATATTATTATTGTACGTCTGGGCAGAAACTACGCAGGTATTGACTGGGCTGATTTTTGCTACGAAATTTCAAAGAAACTGTGA
- the rimO gene encoding 30S ribosomal protein S12 methylthiotransferase RimO, with protein sequence MKTQRINCISLGCSKNLVDSEVLMGKLKAARFKVVFEDTFSPGDVVIINTCGFIKDAKEESIDAVLNAIEAKKKGIVVAVYVMGCLTERYREEIQKEIPEADGIFGVNQMEQIISQFDKHYPFLPSERMLTTPPHYAYLKIAEGCDRTCAFCAIPLIRGRHISQPIDMLADETKILAEKGVKELIIIAQDVSYYGIDIYKKRKLAALLEKLIAVNGIEWIRLQYLYPAAFPMDVVEIMQSSAKICKYFDLPLQHISDSILKRMQRNITQKETYQLIENLRTAIPEAALRTTIITGFPGETEQDFQELLHFIRDIRFDRLGVFIYSPEEDTHAFRLKDDVPEKIKMERADEIMRLQQQISLSLNTGKIGREYKVLFDRTENNILVGRTEFDSPEVDNEVLVENGFQKASPGSFAQVKITSADDFDLFGQII encoded by the coding sequence TTGAAAACACAACGTATTAATTGCATTTCGTTAGGATGTTCCAAAAACCTTGTGGATTCAGAAGTGCTGATGGGAAAACTCAAAGCTGCCCGTTTTAAAGTAGTATTTGAAGATACTTTTTCACCTGGTGATGTGGTAATCATCAATACTTGCGGTTTTATAAAAGATGCAAAAGAAGAATCTATTGACGCTGTTCTTAATGCTATAGAAGCCAAAAAAAAAGGAATTGTTGTTGCAGTGTATGTAATGGGATGTTTAACTGAAAGGTACAGGGAAGAGATTCAAAAAGAAATTCCAGAAGCCGACGGTATTTTTGGTGTCAACCAGATGGAACAGATCATCAGCCAGTTCGACAAACACTACCCGTTTCTCCCTTCAGAGCGAATGCTAACGACTCCTCCCCATTATGCTTATTTGAAAATTGCCGAAGGATGTGATCGTACTTGTGCATTTTGTGCCATCCCACTTATCAGAGGGAGGCATATTTCACAACCCATTGATATGCTTGCTGACGAGACGAAAATATTAGCGGAAAAAGGTGTTAAAGAACTTATAATCATAGCACAGGATGTATCCTATTACGGAATTGATATTTATAAAAAAAGAAAACTGGCTGCATTGCTCGAAAAACTCATTGCCGTTAATGGGATTGAATGGATACGGCTCCAGTACCTTTATCCGGCAGCATTCCCGATGGACGTGGTTGAAATAATGCAATCTTCTGCAAAAATCTGCAAATATTTTGATCTGCCTTTGCAGCACATTAGCGATTCCATCCTGAAACGGATGCAAAGAAATATTACGCAAAAAGAAACATATCAGCTTATTGAAAATTTACGAACAGCGATTCCTGAAGCTGCTCTTCGTACAACAATTATCACCGGTTTTCCCGGCGAAACGGAACAGGACTTTCAGGAACTACTGCATTTTATTCGCGATATTCGTTTCGATCGCTTGGGAGTTTTCATTTACTCACCTGAAGAAGATACCCATGCTTTCCGATTGAAAGATGATGTCCCTGAAAAAATTAAAATGGAAAGAGCCGATGAAATCATGCGCCTGCAACAACAAATTTCGCTGTCGCTAAATACCGGTAAAATAGGCAGAGAATATAAAGTCTTATTTGATAGAACTGAAAATAATATACTGGTGGGCAGAACTGAGTTTGATTCTCCCGAGGTGGATAACGAAGTGCTTGTTGAAAATGGATTTCAGAAAGCCTCTCCCGGTTCTTTTGCACAGGTAAAAATTACATCTGCCGATGATTTTGACCTTTTTGGTCAAATCATTTGA
- a CDS encoding DUF4295 domain-containing protein: MAKKVVATLRTSSGKDFAKVVRMVRSPKTGAYVFKENIVPNDQVKDFLAKK; this comes from the coding sequence ATGGCAAAGAAAGTAGTTGCAACCCTGAGAACCAGTTCCGGTAAAGACTTTGCGAAAGTAGTCCGCATGGTTCGTTCACCCAAAACCGGTGCATACGTTTTTAAAGAAAATATTGTTCCTAACGACCAGGTTAAAGATTTCCTGGCAAAGAAATAA
- a CDS encoding RelA/SpoT family protein translates to MLSEDRKEKEQLVSQFADLLEVFSEPLGKNEYQLLRNAFDLCYQTLHSQTSKSGDPYFIHSIDVARIVAKELELGLTSVICALLHDIIHKGNFPVKEIEKVFGKKIAGILGGMANISRMQTEKISLNAENFISLFLTYSEDPRIILIKLADRLHYMRRFKTLSPEMQQKILSETTLLYIPIAHRLGLYWIKTELEDLSMRFSKPDEYEDLSVKITQFKLMQERYIRDFVEPIRKELDISGYTYEIKSRTKSIPSVWNKMQKQHLDFNQVYDLFAIRIIIESELKKEKEDCWRVYTVITNIYKPDTLRLRDWITIPKLNGYESLHITVMGPRGKFVEVQIRTRRMDEEAEKGHAAHWKYKEASNRDEGDQWMRKIREMLDKPLSDEKDLNDLNKLKTFSSDVYVFTPDGDLKKLPSGATVLDFAFDIHTIIGSKCTGALVNGKIVPIKHVLKNGDKVEVITSKNQKPNIDWLNWVVSPRVKQKIKRTLKEQLFSKDANMGKDMLARKLSQLKLQFNDENINKLVAFFRLAGPLVLYQDIGSGKIDITEIKEVFLSAPKVEPEKTVEKPEPEKTPEREEDLSKVVVIINDTSEISDFKKAKCCSPVYGDEIFGFITVEKGITIHRADCPNALQMRNRYGYRVTTACWGHPGTLTAFLADIRIIGVDEVGMLSNITNLISDEMHVNIRSMQITSKGGKFEGYFTVYVKDRKQLDTLYRQLKKLKGVLKVSRMEKKG, encoded by the coding sequence ATGCTTTCAGAAGACAGAAAAGAAAAGGAACAACTCGTTTCCCAGTTTGCAGACTTGCTTGAAGTTTTTTCCGAACCTCTCGGTAAAAATGAATACCAACTGCTTCGCAATGCCTTTGATTTGTGCTATCAAACCTTGCATTCCCAAACCAGTAAATCGGGTGATCCTTATTTTATCCACTCCATAGATGTGGCACGTATTGTTGCCAAAGAACTCGAATTAGGGCTTACTTCTGTTATCTGTGCATTACTGCACGATATCATCCATAAAGGAAATTTCCCGGTAAAAGAAATTGAAAAGGTTTTTGGAAAAAAAATTGCAGGCATCCTCGGTGGAATGGCAAATATCAGCAGAATGCAAACCGAAAAAATTTCGCTGAATGCCGAAAACTTTATCAGTCTTTTCCTTACCTATTCGGAAGACCCACGTATTATCCTGATTAAACTTGCCGACAGGTTGCATTACATGCGAAGATTTAAAACGCTAAGCCCCGAAATGCAACAAAAAATATTGTCGGAAACCACCTTGCTTTACATTCCCATAGCGCACCGTTTAGGCTTATACTGGATAAAAACCGAGCTAGAAGACCTAAGTATGCGGTTTTCGAAACCAGATGAGTATGAAGATCTTTCTGTAAAGATTACTCAGTTCAAACTGATGCAGGAACGTTACATTCGCGATTTTGTTGAACCCATACGCAAAGAACTGGACATATCAGGTTATACTTACGAAATAAAAAGCCGCACCAAATCCATCCCTTCTGTATGGAACAAGATGCAAAAGCAGCATCTTGATTTTAATCAGGTTTACGACTTGTTCGCCATTCGTATTATTATAGAATCGGAGTTAAAAAAAGAAAAAGAGGATTGCTGGAGAGTTTATACCGTTATTACCAATATTTATAAACCCGATACCCTGCGTTTACGCGACTGGATAACCATCCCCAAATTGAACGGGTATGAATCGTTGCATATTACGGTTATGGGACCTCGGGGAAAATTTGTGGAGGTACAAATCCGTACGCGGCGAATGGATGAAGAAGCCGAAAAAGGCCATGCCGCTCATTGGAAGTACAAAGAAGCGAGCAACCGCGACGAAGGCGACCAATGGATGCGAAAGATAAGAGAAATGCTCGATAAGCCCCTTTCCGACGAAAAAGACCTCAACGACCTTAACAAACTAAAAACATTTTCGAGTGATGTGTATGTTTTCACCCCTGATGGCGATTTAAAAAAACTTCCTTCCGGAGCTACCGTTCTCGATTTTGCCTTCGACATTCACACAATCATAGGTTCGAAATGTACCGGCGCATTGGTAAATGGTAAAATTGTTCCCATTAAACATGTACTGAAAAACGGTGACAAGGTAGAGGTCATTACTTCCAAAAACCAGAAACCGAATATTGACTGGCTTAACTGGGTGGTATCACCTAGGGTAAAACAAAAGATAAAACGCACTCTGAAAGAGCAACTCTTCAGTAAGGATGCCAATATGGGCAAAGATATGCTTGCCCGCAAGCTTTCCCAATTAAAACTCCAGTTTAACGACGAAAATATAAACAAACTGGTTGCCTTTTTCAGATTGGCTGGCCCGCTTGTACTTTACCAGGACATTGGTTCCGGGAAAATTGACATCACCGAAATAAAAGAAGTTTTTCTGTCTGCACCCAAAGTTGAACCGGAAAAAACGGTTGAAAAACCAGAACCGGAAAAAACGCCCGAACGGGAAGAAGATTTATCGAAAGTGGTTGTAATAATCAACGATACTTCCGAAATCAGCGATTTTAAAAAGGCAAAATGTTGTAGTCCGGTGTATGGAGACGAAATTTTTGGTTTCATTACTGTGGAGAAAGGCATCACTATCCATCGTGCCGATTGTCCTAACGCCTTGCAAATGCGGAATCGCTATGGCTACCGCGTAACTACCGCATGTTGGGGGCACCCTGGTACGCTTACTGCTTTTCTTGCCGATATTCGTATAATAGGTGTTGACGAAGTGGGAATGCTCAGCAACATTACCAACCTTATTTCCGACGAAATGCATGTGAATATTCGTTCTATGCAAATAACGTCCAAAGGTGGCAAGTTTGAAGGCTATTTTACTGTGTATGTAAAGGACCGTAAGCAGTTGGATACTCTTTATCGTCAATTGAAAAAACTCAAGGGAGTTTTGAAAGTAAGCAGGATGGAGAAGAAGGGATAA
- a CDS encoding ATP-dependent Clp protease adaptor ClpS: MATDEKTSTQPLSESKHEDYSDLVLHNDNVNTFDFVIQSLIEICEHEPCQAEQCALLAHFKGKCTVKTGLPDKLEPYAKKMTNKGLSVSIQ, translated from the coding sequence ATGGCAACCGACGAAAAAACCTCCACCCAACCTCTATCTGAATCTAAACATGAGGATTACAGCGATTTAGTATTACATAATGATAATGTAAATACATTCGATTTTGTGATTCAATCTCTTATAGAAATCTGTGAACACGAACCTTGTCAGGCGGAACAATGTGCATTGCTCGCCCATTTCAAGGGGAAATGCACAGTTAAAACTGGCTTGCCCGACAAACTTGAGCCTTATGCAAAAAAAATGACGAACAAGGGATTAAGTGTTAGTATTCAATAA
- the ftsY gene encoding signal recognition particle-docking protein FtsY yields MGLFSIFSKEKKESLDKGLEKTKTSVFSKLSKAILGKSKIDDEVLDNLEEILITSDVGVETTLRIIERIEARVKRDKYVGTDELNTLLKEEIAALLAENELGEMYGFDFPPKTEPYVIMVVGVNGVGKTTTIGKLAYHYKQAGKSVVLGAADTFRAAAVDQLHIWAQRADVPIVSQQMGSDPASVAFDTLNSAKTKCADVVIIDTAGRLHNKVGLMNELTKIKKVMQKVIPDAPHEILLILDASTGQNAIEQAKQFTAATEVNALCLTKLDGTAKGGVVIGISDQFKVPVKYIGIGEKMQDLQLFNKNEFVDSLFN; encoded by the coding sequence ATGGGCTTATTCTCAATATTTTCCAAAGAAAAAAAAGAAAGTCTCGATAAGGGACTCGAAAAAACCAAGACCAGCGTTTTTTCAAAATTGTCGAAAGCCATATTGGGAAAGTCAAAAATTGACGATGAAGTACTTGATAATCTTGAAGAAATTCTGATTACTTCTGACGTGGGAGTGGAAACCACGTTGCGTATCATAGAACGTATAGAAGCAAGGGTGAAACGGGATAAATACGTGGGAACCGATGAACTTAACACTCTGCTGAAAGAGGAAATAGCAGCCCTGCTCGCTGAAAACGAATTGGGTGAGATGTATGGCTTCGATTTCCCTCCAAAAACGGAACCTTATGTTATTATGGTAGTAGGGGTGAACGGAGTGGGAAAAACCACCACTATCGGAAAACTGGCTTACCACTATAAACAGGCAGGAAAATCGGTTGTACTGGGTGCCGCCGACACTTTTCGTGCCGCAGCTGTTGATCAGTTACACATATGGGCACAACGGGCTGATGTACCTATCGTCAGTCAGCAAATGGGCTCCGATCCGGCTTCGGTTGCCTTCGATACACTCAATTCGGCAAAAACAAAATGTGCTGACGTAGTGATTATTGATACTGCCGGCAGGTTACACAACAAAGTGGGACTGATGAATGAACTTACCAAAATCAAAAAAGTGATGCAGAAGGTAATTCCCGATGCCCCGCACGAAATTTTGCTCATCCTGGATGCCTCTACCGGGCAAAATGCCATCGAACAGGCAAAACAGTTTACTGCAGCTACCGAAGTAAACGCTCTGTGTCTTACCAAACTCGATGGTACAGCCAAGGGAGGTGTGGTTATTGGGATTTCCGACCAGTTTAAAGTTCCTGTAAAGTATATAGGTATAGGAGAAAAAATGCAGGATTTACAACTTTTCAATAAAAATGAATTTGTTGATAGTTTGTTTAATTAA
- a CDS encoding PaaI family thioesterase: MRKIINPFVKQPGYNCFGCSPDNPLGLKMEFAEEGDNIVSRWKAQSDYQGWNGVLHGGIQQTLMDEIASWVVFTKLKTGGVTSRMESRFKKAVQVASGDIITLHARHINTRHNLAYIHVQLFDNQMQLCTEADVQYFTFPEKAAKTLLNYPGYHSFFEIS, encoded by the coding sequence ATGCGTAAAATTATTAATCCCTTTGTTAAACAACCTGGATATAATTGTTTTGGTTGTTCACCCGATAATCCCTTAGGGCTTAAAATGGAGTTTGCCGAAGAAGGGGACAATATTGTTTCCCGATGGAAAGCACAATCCGATTACCAAGGCTGGAATGGGGTGCTGCACGGAGGTATTCAACAGACTTTGATGGACGAAATAGCGTCATGGGTTGTATTTACCAAGCTGAAAACCGGAGGCGTAACAAGCCGGATGGAAAGTCGTTTTAAAAAGGCAGTACAGGTGGCATCTGGCGACATTATTACTCTGCATGCCCGGCATATTAATACCCGACACAATTTGGCATATATCCATGTGCAATTGTTCGACAACCAAATGCAGCTATGTACCGAAGCCGATGTACAGTACTTTACTTTTCCGGAAAAGGCGGCTAAAACATTATTGAACTACCCTGGTTATCACAGTTTCTTTGAAATTTCGTAG
- the rpmG gene encoding 50S ribosomal protein L33, which yields MAKKNKEARVQVILECTEQKTSGVPGMSRYISVKNKKNTPERLELKKYNPYLKKVTVHKEIK from the coding sequence ATGGCTAAGAAAAATAAAGAAGCAAGAGTACAAGTAATTCTGGAATGTACCGAGCAAAAAACCAGTGGTGTTCCCGGAATGTCGCGTTACATTTCGGTGAAAAACAAGAAAAATACACCCGAAAGACTTGAACTAAAAAAATACAACCCGTATTTGAAAAAAGTTACCGTTCACAAAGAAATCAAATAA